In Pantoea cypripedii, the DNA window TGGAGTGGGCTTCAGTGGCGACTTACCAGGCGGCTTCTGGCGGCGGTGCGCGTCATATGCGTGAACTGCTGACTCAGATGGGCATGCTGCACGATCACGTGGCGAAATCATTGCAGAACCCGGCCTCAGCTATCCTCGAAATCGAGCGTAGCGTGACCGATTTCACCCGTTCCGGCACCCTGCCGACCGATAATTTCGGCGTACCGCTGGCGGGCAGCCTGATCCCGTGGATCGACAAACAGCTGGAAAACGGCCAGAGCCGCGAAGAGTGGAAAGGCCAGGCTGAGACCAACAAAATCCTCGGCAGCCAGAAAGTGATCCCGGTGGATGGCCTGTGCGTGCGCGTGGGTGCACTGCGCTGCCACAGCCAGGCATTTACCCTGAAACTGAAAAAAGATGTGCCGCTGGCTGAAATTGAACAGCTGCTGGCTGCGCACAATGAATGGGTGAAAGTGGTGCCGAACGATCGTGACATCACCATGCGTGAACTGACCCCGGCGGCAGTCACCGGCACCCTGGCAACTCCGGTAGGTCGTCTGCGTAAACTGAATATGGGGCCGGAATACCTCTCGGCTTTCACCGTCGGTGACCAGCTGTTGTGGGGCGCGGCGGAACCGCTGCGCCGTATGTTGCGTCTGCTGGTGGACTAAGCGTAACGCGATACATGTCGGCCGGGGTTTCCCGGCCTTTTTTTGCATTTCAGGCTGCAACACTTAACCTAAATTACGCCTGACAAGTGATCGGCTTCCCCTTTTTGCT includes these proteins:
- the asd gene encoding aspartate-semialdehyde dehydrogenase, translating into MKNVGFIGWRGMVGSVLMSRMSEERDFDVINPVFFSTSQLGQAAPTFGSKSTGALQDAFDIDALKALDIIITCQGGDYTSEVYPKLRASGWQGYWIDAASTLRMKDDAIIILDPVNHQVIRQGLDSGIKTFVGGNCTVSLMLMSLGGLFANDLVEWASVATYQAASGGGARHMRELLTQMGMLHDHVAKSLQNPASAILEIERSVTDFTRSGTLPTDNFGVPLAGSLIPWIDKQLENGQSREEWKGQAETNKILGSQKVIPVDGLCVRVGALRCHSQAFTLKLKKDVPLAEIEQLLAAHNEWVKVVPNDRDITMRELTPAAVTGTLATPVGRLRKLNMGPEYLSAFTVGDQLLWGAAEPLRRMLRLLVD